In one Drosophila pseudoobscura strain MV-25-SWS-2005 chromosome X, UCI_Dpse_MV25, whole genome shotgun sequence genomic region, the following are encoded:
- the Gug gene encoding arginine-glutamic acid dipeptide repeats protein isoform X15, whose amino-acid sequence MAASTQGEIRVGPGHQVNDVYAKLPDYNPISSFPIDKETDERELEESRWSPGVVADGDLLMFLRAARSMAAFQGMCDGGLEDGCLAASRDDTTINALDVLHDSGYDPGKALQALVKCPVSKGIDKKWTEDETKKFIKGLRQFGKNFFRIHKDLLPHKDTPELVEFYYLWKKTPGANNNRPHRRRRQSALRRNRVTRANNNTPPKKEDTPEPQTATTAATATGSASETASRSSPAVSKEENSSLTEDDASECDSDSSLTNKRDESPSRMRTRNKQQNNNNNNSNNNNSSSNTTTNSSSSSSTASNSGGGGGGASVGGSSAGGGSAAAGATATNSSSKDQSTTNNAVANGKRPKRGSETPDAGGGASSVDSPKTPTKAVAESSATKRKGGKQDTPNKKKRTEQEQANDQAANAGVGAGGVGGSDENISSLKEKRKQQRPDSPVESMNSDSRPDSVLDDGESNTTDTTTAEQQSTKDSKELMLNCKEEREMATNDGDGLHLEPKTEEKSIKAEVASEDCSKEALSIKNMDEETNIQAPNSVDGLLLKDSPANTIQQDCGVPPVNTVAAPLTMKVPTIATVEALNASVERKEAIEKMETCESDPDLLKKLATIKQEVSPQQQHQQQQQQQQPPQQPPQQQQQLNPISIQPPPACPPTEAVYIKKEPMDDSMDATCNQNSNEPQDLKVKIEIKNEDSLKHNAGGLPLTGPGVPPTSMHSHSMAGGESGQPPLGEPLHLSHLPHGQQPLQPPPASYLIDAQLKYGPPGGQQQQQQQQPPQLPQLHSDPAGAGGNGPPQGGPNTSQKYPPEMEMKFTPQDLKYPPPPPLDALKYSQEMQAVAAAAAAAAAAAAGKYDMKYMIEQPGKYPVELSAAHQPPLKQGYQDSLKIPDVKSGFGHLPHNMASQLDVAHKYGPPPTSQEQQQQQQQQQQQQQQQQQQQQQQSQPPAHQVPPGATPPPGIAMPKPHYQHDVQTPPLGRPFEPGMMHKYGDPLAAKYGPPQPQDLKYPMPPVVSAAGPVDVKPYGENLIKSSPYGPPPESPIDASSRSTPGQDSQGSNSNSQPSSMAPQPQQFQSPHPSPHMPSPAGGGLPPGMHPQNLIHGLPPGGAGGPQPPPPPTSLHQSSSGAPGVPPGMHPGLHPGQHSQMSVASSMPPSSIGIPPTLSTMAPSHMHPHMHPHHLQQVLHRPHDMPPSMHPHAPMTMSLQGHPQHGHGLPPSHAPQQQQQQQQPPGGPAGTVRTPSPAQHPPRSLHDPQSREQPPTSQPSTTMAGSGGGHGNPHQSPHTHRTSPLPGLAGNGHPPPGLIGHPMPIHPHLAHLPPGHPAHAALAHPGHHLLSHSIAGLGPGGGPIALLAGPGGLGGLPESALSRRTPPSHMPHSHVSSAPNTPHSVASMTSSSMALTTSTVPSSAFSRASPSVQISSGAGSAGPGSSSSNTPGGGQSNSSAAAAAAAAHRAASPASSVSSLSRQSPLHPVPQSPLSHHPSSSALSAAAAAVAERDRHALLRQQSPHMTPPPVSNASGLMASPLSKMYAPQPGQRGLGTSPPPHLRPGASPPVIRHPQMPLPLPLIAPGGGIPQIGVHPGQSPYPHPLLHPSVFYSPHHHPFNSHYGYAPYGPGFPAYMKPPPPSGPLDPAAVMAAHHAGLQGPPQQQQSRQDEQNAAAAAAARDAAEKQHHQAAAAAAAQQQQQQQQMKGPPQQQQQGGPQPNKPPTPKTPQGPGGPGVPVGMGGPGTPTGLPPGAYPGSHMPGYPPGPPHGSPFAPQDGQPHGMKPTSHMDALRAHAHSANSAGMGGGHHPTEPLPIDIEPDPEPDIPSPTHNIQRGPSPEAKPDDTECHRSQSAIFVRHIDRGDYNSCTRTDLIFKPVADSKLARKREERDRKLAEKERERRQQQQQQQQQQQQQQAAAAQQAAQQAKMKAELKPPYADTPALRQLSEYARPHVAFRELEEIKNAQAAAASQSRLDPHWMEYYRRGIHPSQFPLYANPAISQMERERLGIPPPHHVGLDPGEHMVRMPQPPEAGFQLPPNVGQYPRPNMLIPREPHSDVLLRMSYADQLQAAEFQRQSLHDQYFRQRPR is encoded by the exons ATGGCGGCCTCCACTCAAGGAGAAATTCGAGTGGGTCCCGGCCACCAGGTAAACGATGTCTAT GCAAAACTGCCCGATTATAATCCAATCTCAAGCTTCCCCATCGACAAGGAAACCGATGAACGTGAACTAGAGGAATCAAGATGGAGTCCAGGCGTTGTGGCCGATGGCGATTTGTTAATGTTCTTGCGTGCTGCCCGCTCGATGGCCGCATTTCAAGGAATGTGTGATGGCGGACTAGAAGACGGTTGTTTGGCTGCCAGTCGCGACGACACAACAATTAACGCACTCGACGTG CTCCACGATTCTGGCTACGATCCAGGCAAAGCTCTACAAGCACTAGTTAAGTGCCCCGTTTCGAAGGGCATCGACAAGAAGTGGACCGAGGACGAAACGAAAAAGTTTATCAAGGGTCTGCGACAATTTGGCAAGAATTTCTTTAGGATCCACAAGGATCTGCTGCCGCACAAGGACACCCCCGAGCTGGTCGAATTCTACTATCTGTGGAAGAAGACGCCCGGCGCGAACAACAATCGGCCGCACCGGCGACGCAGACAGAGCGCCCTGCGACGCAATCGTGTCACGCGCGCAAATAATAATACACCTCCCAAGAAGGAGGACACACCGGAACCACAAACTGCGAcgacggcggcgacggcgacggggTCGGCGTCAGAGACGGCGAGTCGCTCATCGCCCGCTGTCTCCAAGGAGGAGAACAGCTCTCTCACCGAGGACGACGCCAGCGAGTGTGACAGTGATTCGAGTCTGACCAACAAAAGGGATGAATCACCCTCTAGGATGAGGACGCGCAATAAACAACagaataacaacaacaacaacagcaataacaacaacagcagcagcaacaccaccaccaacagcagcagcagcagcagcacggccAGCAATAGCggaggtggcggcggtggtgcgTCCGTCGGTGGCAGCTCTGCGGGAGGCGGAAGCGCTGCTGCAGGCGCCACGGCCACCAACAGCTCCTCGAAGGATCAGTCCACCACCAACAACGCTGTGGCCAATGGCAAGCGGCCCAAGCGAGGCTCCGAGACGCCCGATGCCGGCGGTGGAGCCTCCTCGGTGGACAGTCCCAAGACTCCGACCAAGGCTGTGGCCGAGAGTTCGGCTACCAAGCGCAAGGGCGGCAAACAGGACACGCCCAACAAGAAGAAGCGCACCGAACAGGAGCAGGCGAACGACCAGGCAGCCAATGCTGGTGTGGGAGCGGGCGGTGTCGGTGGATCGGACGAAAACATCAGCAGCTTGAAGGAGAAGagaaagcagcagcggccCGACAGCCCCGTGGAGAGCATGAACTCGGACAGCAGGCCGGACTCTGTGCTGGACGACGGCGAGTCGAATACCACGGACACGACCACCGCCGAACAGCAGTCGACCAAGGACAGCAAGGAGTTGATGCTCAACTGCAAGGAGGAGCGGGAGATGGCCACCAACGATGGTGATGGCCTCCACCTGGAGCCCAAAACGGAGGAGAAGTCCATCAAGGCAGAGGTCGCCTCGGAGGACTGCAGCAAGGAGGCGCTCTCGATCAAGAACATGGACGAGGAGACGAACATCCAGGCTCCGAACAGCGTGGATGGGCTGCTGCTTAAGGATTCCCCTGCCAACACAATCCAGCAGGACTGTGGTGTGCCTCCGGTTAATACCGTGGCAGCGCCTCTCACCATGAAGGTGCCGACCATTGCCACCGTGGAGGCGCTGAATGCCTCCGTGGAGCGCAAGGAGGCCATCGAGAAGATGGAGACCTGCGAGAGCGATCCCGATCTGCTCAAGAAGCTGGCCACCATCAAGCAGGAGGTCTCtccccaacagcagcatcagcaacagcagcagcagcagcagccgccccagcagccgccgcagcaacagcagcagttgaATCCCATATCCATTCAGCCGCCACCTGCGTGTCCGCCCACGGAGGCGGTGTATATCAAGAAAGAGCCCATGGACGATTCGATGGATGCCACCTGCAATCAGAACAGCAACGAACCGCAGGACCTGAAGGTGAAGATTGAGATCAAGAACGAGGACTCGCTGAAGCACAACGCGGGAGGACTGCCGCTCACGGGGCCTGGGGTGCCGCCCACCTCCATGCATTCCCATTCGATGGCCGGTGGCGAGAGTGGGCAGCCGCCTTTGGGTGAGCCGCTGCATCTGTCGCATCTGCCACACGGccagcagccgctgcagccACCTCCCGCCAGCTATCTGATCGATGCCCAGCTGAAGTATGGCCCGCCGGgaggacaacagcagcaacaacagcagcagcctccacAGCTTCCGCAGCTGCACAGCGATCCGGCTGGAGCGGGCGGCAATGGACCACCCCAAGGCGGACCCAACACATCGCAAAAGTACCCGCCCGAAATGGAGATGAAATTCACGCCGCAGGATCTCAAGTatccgccgccaccgccgctggACGCACTCAAGTACAGCCAGGAAATGCAGGCGgttgccgctgcagcagccgctgctgccgccgccgcggcTGGCAAGTACGACATGAAGTACATGATTGAGCAGCCCGGCAAGTATCCGGTGGAGTTGTCCGCCGCTCATCAGCCGCCATTGAAGCAGGGCTACCAGGATTCCCTCAAGATACCCGACGTCAAGTCGGGCTTTGGCCATCTGCCGCACAACATGGCCTCCCAGCTGGACGTGGCCCACAAGTACGGACCACCGCCGACGtcccaggagcagcagcagcagcagcaacaacaacaacagcagcagcaacagcagcagcaacaacagcagcagcagtcccagCCGCCGGCCCATCAGGTGCCGCCGGGTGCCACGCCACCGCCGGGCATAGCCATGCCCAAGCCGCATTATCAGCACGATGTGCAGACGCCGCCATTGGGACGGCCCTTCGAGCCTGGAATGATGCACAAATACGGAGATCCTCTGGCGGCCAAATATGGCCCGCCCCAGCCGCAGGATCTGAAGTATCCGATGCCACCAGTCGTCTCCGCGGCGGGACCCGTGGACGTGAAGCCATACGGCGAGAACCTGATAAAGTCCTCCCCGTATGGCCCGCCCCCAGAGAGCCCTATAGACGCCTCGTCGCGCTCGACGCCTGGCCAGGACAGCcagggcagcaacagcaactcgcagccctcgtcgatggccccacagccgcagcagttCCAGTCGCCGCATCCCTCGCCTCACATGCCTTCACCCGCAGGCGGCGGCCTGCCGCCTGGGATGCATCCTCAAAATCTCATCCATGGCCTGCCGCCGGGTGGGGCCGGTGGAccccagccaccgccaccgcccacATCCCTGCACCAGTCGTCGAGTGGTGCGCCGGGCGTTCCGCCGGGTATGCATCCGGGACTGCATCCGGGACAGCATTCGCAGATGTCGGTGGCCTCCTCGATGCCGCCCAGCTCGATCGGGATACCACCCACGCTGTCGACGATGGCGCCCTCGCATATGCATCCCCACATGCATCCGCATCATCTGCAGCAGGTGCTCCATCGGCCGCACGACATGCCACCCAGCATGCATCCGCACGCTCCGATGACCATGTCCCTGCAAGGACATCCGCAACATGGTCACGGACTGCCGCCCTCCCACGccccccaacagcagcagcagcaacagcagccgcctgGAGGTCCCGCCGGCACAGTGCGCACTCCATCGCCAGCCCAGCATCCGCCACGCAGTCTGCACGATCCCCAGTCGCGGGAGCAGCCGCCCACGTCGCAGCCCTCGACAACGATGGCCGGATCCGGCGGTGGTCATGGCAATCCGCACCAATCCCCGCATACGCATCGCACATCGCCGCTGCCGGGACTGGCGGGGAATGGCCATCCGCCGCCGGGACTCATTGGCCACCCAATGCCCATACATCCGCATCTGGCGCATCTTCCGCCGGGTCATCCGGCCCATGCGGCTCTCGCACATCCCGGACACCATCTGCTGTCGCACTCGATTGCCGGTCTGGGGCCGGGCGGCGGACCCATCGCTCTGCTAGCGGGTCCCGGAGGACTGGGCGGCCTGCCCGAGTCCGCCCTCAGTCGTCGCACCCCGCCCAGCCATATGCCCCATTCGCACGTCTCATCGGCACCGAATACGCCCCATTCGGTGGCCTCGATGACGTCCAGCAGCATGGCTCTGACTACCAGCACGGTGCCGTCGTCGGCCTTCAGCCGTGCCAGTCCCAGCGTTCAGATCTCGAGTGGAGCCGGTTCAGCCGGacctggcagcagcagcagcaacacgcCTGGCGGTGGCCAGAGCAACTCCtcggcagccgcagcagcagcagctgcccaTCGAGCAGCCTCTCCAGCCTCCAGTGTGAGCAGCCTCAGTCGCCAGAGCCCGCTGCATCCGGTGCCGCAGTCGCCGCTTAGCCATCATCCCTCATCTTCGGCATTgtcggcggcagcggcagccgtgGCCGAGCGGGATCGCCATGCCCTGCTGCGACAGCAGTCTCCGCATATGACGCCGCCACCCGTGTCTAATGCCTCGGGACTGATGGCCAGTCCGCTGAGCAAGATGTATGCCCCGCAGCCGGGCCAAAGGGGGCTAGGAACGTCACCGCCGCCGCATCTGCGACCGGGAGCCTCACCGCCGGTTATACGGCATCCGCAAATGCCGCTGCCATTGCCCCTGATTGCGCCGGGAGGAGGCATTCCACAGATCGGAGTGCATCCCGGCCAGTCGCCGTATCCACATCCACTGCTGCATCCCTCGGTCTTCTATTCGCCGCATCATCATCCCTTCAACTCGCATTACGGCTACGCACCGTACGGGCCTGGTTTCCCGGCCTACATGAAGCCGCCTCCACCGTCGGGACCTCTGGATCCCGCCGCCGTGATGGCCGCCCACCATGCCGGCCTGCAGGGCccgccgcaacagcagcagtcgcgACAGGACGAGCAGaacgccgccgctgctgctgcggcgcgAGATGCAGCCGAGAAGCAGCACCATCAGGCGgcggccgcagcggcagcccagcagcaacagcagcagcagcagatgaagGGCccgccccagcagcagcagcagggcggTCCGCAGCCCAACAAGCCGCCGACGCCAAAGACGCCCCAGGGTCCAGGGGGACCGGGTGTGCCAGTCGGCATGGGTGGGCCCGGAACGCCGACGGGCCTGCCGCCGGGTGCCTATCCGGGCTCCCATATGCCCGGCTACCCGCCTGGTCCGCCGCACGGCTCGCCTTTTGCCCCGCAAGATGGTCAGCCGCACGGCATGAAGCCCACTTCCCACATGGATGCCCTGCGAGCACACGCGCACTCGGCCAACTCGGCCGGCATGGGCGGAGGCCATCATCCAACGGAGCCAT TGCCCATTGACATTGAGCCGGATCCGGAGCCAGATATACCCAGTCCCACGCACAATATACAACGTGGTCCCAGTCCCGAGGCTAAGCCGGACGACACCGAATGCCATCGCTCCCAGTCTGCCAT ATTTGTCCGGCACATCGATCGCGGAGATTACAATTCCTGCACGAGAACGGATTTGATATTCAAGCCGGTGGCCGACTCGAAGCTAGCCCGAAAACGGGAGGAACGGGATCGCAAGCTGGCCGAGAAGGAGCGCGAACGGCGGCAG cagcagcaacaacagcaacagcagcagcaacaacagcaggcagcagccgctcaACAGGCGGCCCAGCAGGCCAAAATGAAGGCGGAACTAAAGCCCCCGTATGCAGATACGCCAGCCCTGCGACAACTCTCCGAATACGCACGCCCCCATGTCGCCTTCAG GGAACTGGAAGAGATCAAGAACGCACAAGCCGCCGCGGCGAGTCAATCCCGCCTCGATCCGCACTGGATGGAGTACTACAGACG CGGCATACATCCCTCACAGTTCCCACTCTATGCGAATCCGGCGATATCGCAGATGGAGAGGGAACGTTTGGGTATACCGCCACCGCATCACGTAGGCCTTGATCCGGGCGAGCACATGGTGCGTATG CCGCAACCACCGGAGGCCGGTTTCCAACTGCCAC CGAATGTTGGCCAATATCCACGCCCAAATATGCTTATACCTAGGGAGCCGCACTCGGATGTCCTGCTGCGCATGTCCTATGCCGATCAACTACAG GCCGCCGAGTTCCAGCGACAATCGCTGCACGATCAATACTTTAG ACAACGGCCCAGATAA